The genomic region AGCGTGCGCGCCCGCATTCGCAGCGGCAGCACAAAAAACAGGAGCGCCATCACCTCGAGGCTCGGGAACATCGTCGTGAGCGCCAAAATCACCGCACACACGGAGCCCGACGCGCCGATGAGCGGACCCTCGCCCGTTCCGAAGACCATCTGCACGAGCCCCGCAAACACTCCGCCCCCGAGATAAAGCGCGACGAATTTTCGCGTTCCCACCGCGCGCTCGAGTTCGCGGCCGGCAAACCAGAGCCCGAGCATGTTCACGAGGATGTGAAGCTCGTTCGCGTGAAGGAATTGATACGTGACGAGCTGCCACACCGCGCCCGTCTCCAGCCCTCCGCGCGACAGCGCGAAGGCCTCCCGCACGGGCAGCCAGCGCGGCCCGGCGAGCCATTGCAGCCCAAAGATCGCGATATTCGCCAGCAGGATGATGCGGGTCGCCGGACTTCCGCTCGGCGGGCGATCTCGATCCATGATTCCGCGATCCTACGAGCGACGTTTCCCCTTGTCCACCCGTGGCGGCGCCAGCACGCGCAGCTTCTTCTCGGCAAACCCGAAGGTGAACGGCGCGAAGCCCGAAATCTCTCCGTCGATCTCCACTGGCACCTCGCCATCCGCGGTCACATGCACGCGCTCGGTCTGGAAATACTCCACGTCCGGCAGTTCGTGATGATTTCGGAAAAGCACCGCCTGCACGTAGCGCATCAGGTCCCAATGGCTCTGGTTCTTGAACACGACGACGTCGAGCAGGCCGTCATCCAGCTCCGCATCCCGAAAAAGGACCAGCGGCCCGCCGTAATACCGGCCGTTCCCCACGAGCACGAAGCTCCCGTGGTGGCGCTTGCCGCGGGCGTCGCTCACGACGAGCTTGGGAGGTTTCTGGGCCGCCACCTGCGCCAGCGAGAGCACGTAGCTCATCGGGCCGAGCGCCTTCTTGAAATCCGGCGTCGTCTGCCGCACGACCTCGGCATCGAGGCCCACGCCCGCAAGCTGCACAAAATATTCCTCGTTGGCCATCGGCAGATCGATCTCGCGCACCTCGCCCCGTTCGATCACCTCCCAGGCACGGCCGAGGTCCTTGCCGTCGATCCCCAACTCCAGCGCAAAGACGTTCATCGTCCCCACCGGAAGCACGCCGAACGTCACGTCCGCCTCGCCGATCCCGTTCACCACTTCGTTCACGGTGCCATCGCCCCCCGCCGCTACCACGGTGTGATACCCCTGCTGCACGGCCCGCTCTGCCAGGGCCTCGGCATCGCCCGCGCGACGGGTCTCCCGCACAACGATCCGGCTGGAAAGGGCCGAGATTTTCTCTCGCAGGCCGCGAGCGCGCTCGCCCCGGGCGGCAGGATTCAGGATGACGAGAATCTTATTCACATTCAGGCAGGGACGCGTAGGTTGCCCGCGTGAAACGATTTGCCAAGATCATTCTAGCCGTCATCGCGGGCCTTGCGGCCGTGCTGCTACTGGTTTTGGTCGGCATCAATCTCTACCTTCAATCCGGCGATGTGCAGCAGCGAATCCGCCTCGCGACCGAGCAGGCGCTCGGCATGCCGGTCACCGTCAAACGCACGCTCTACACGCCCTGGAGCGGACTCACGCTCTCCGGTCTCTCGCTGCCCGATCCCTCCATCGCCGGCGCCACGCTCGTCGACGCCCCGAAGTTTTCCGTTCAGTTCGAATTCCTTCCGCTGCTGGGCCGGAAGTTCATCATCACGAGCGTGAGTCTCTCGGATCCGCATCTTTCCTTGCGCCAGAACGAGGATCGCAAATGGGTGCTCATGCCGCCGAAGCCCGCGAAGCCGGCCCGCCCGCCCGGCGCCGAAAAGCCCGTCCGCCCCGTCGAGCCCGCGGTCACCGGCCCCGTCGAGCCCTCAGCCACCGGCCCGGTTGCACCCGCGTCGCCGACTCCCGCTCCCTTCATCGTCGAGTTGCGGGAATTTCACATCAATGGCGGCACGGTCGACATCATCGACCGGAAGGGCCTGATGCTCGGCCGCGTCGAGGGTGTGATCATCGATGGGAAGATCTATGAGAATCATCGTGTCGAGGGCGACCTCTGGATCGACAAGATGGAGATCGGCGCGCAGATTTACCCGAATCGCCTCCGCGCCCACTTCGTGCAGGAGGAAGATCGCCTCACCGTTACCGAGATCAAATGCGCCATCGCCGGCGGCAAGGTGCGAGCCGAGCTGCACATCGTCGCCCCGCGCAAGGGCCGGCCCGATTTTCGCCTGAAGACCGAGGTCGAGCAGGTCTCGATCCCCACCCTCATCGCCGAGGCCCATGGCAACGAAATTGGCACCACCGGCACCCTGCTCGGCCATTTCGAACTCGGCGGCAATCCGCTCGACGCCGCTTCGCTCGGTGGCAAGGGCGGATTCTCCCTCGACTCCGCGCAACTGCGCCCACCCGACTTCATCCAGCAGATCGGCATGAT from Chthoniobacterales bacterium harbors:
- a CDS encoding rhomboid family intramembrane serine protease, producing MDRDRPPSGSPATRIILLANIAIFGLQWLAGPRWLPVREAFALSRGGLETGAVWQLVTYQFLHANELHILVNMLGLWFAGRELERAVGTRKFVALYLGGGVFAGLVQMVFGTGEGPLIGASGSVCAVILALTTMFPSLEVMALLFFVLPLRMRARTLGILAVVASVIFWLSGLQPGVGHLAHLGGFAAGWVFGLVNRRRLGDGGGFEWPRWPGEIASTRSVSHLRPVPSMGEIMAKVQREGIDRLTGEERRILAESRQRRRR
- a CDS encoding AsmA-like C-terminal region-containing protein, which translates into the protein MKRFAKIILAVIAGLAAVLLLVLVGINLYLQSGDVQQRIRLATEQALGMPVTVKRTLYTPWSGLTLSGLSLPDPSIAGATLVDAPKFSVQFEFLPLLGRKFIITSVSLSDPHLSLRQNEDRKWVLMPPKPAKPARPPGAEKPVRPVEPAVTGPVEPSATGPVAPASPTPAPFIVELREFHINGGTVDIIDRKGLMLGRVEGVIIDGKIYENHRVEGDLWIDKMEIGAQIYPNRLRAHFVQEEDRLTVTEIKCAIAGGKVRAELHIVAPRKGRPDFRLKTEVEQVSIPTLIAEAHGNEIGTTGTLLGHFELGGNPLDAASLGGKGGFSLDSAQLRPPDFIQQIGMILRIDELQMLHLQLAALRFEIRDQRVFINDLTFKTDNVIITGKGPIRFDGKLNLAGRLLLNEKIQQQLGGLLGDNFTPSEDAGYKQVAFSVTGRLDRPKTDLVEKITGIKLGNMGGLLKGFFRMPKAQPADSPSSEATPSASSN
- a CDS encoding diacylglycerol kinase family protein, translating into MNKILVILNPAARGERARGLREKISALSSRIVVRETRRAGDAEALAERAVQQGYHTVVAAGGDGTVNEVVNGIGEADVTFGVLPVGTMNVFALELGIDGKDLGRAWEVIERGEVREIDLPMANEEYFVQLAGVGLDAEVVRQTTPDFKKALGPMSYVLSLAQVAAQKPPKLVVSDARGKRHHGSFVLVGNGRYYGGPLVLFRDAELDDGLLDVVVFKNQSHWDLMRYVQAVLFRNHHELPDVEYFQTERVHVTADGEVPVEIDGEISGFAPFTFGFAEKKLRVLAPPRVDKGKRRS